From the Psilocybe cubensis strain MGC-MH-2018 chromosome 9, whole genome shotgun sequence genome, one window contains:
- a CDS encoding Cytochrome P450 monooxygenase 98, with protein MPTSFEWKTYHKWSKELGMVPFILARERSVNGNGLIQDTDILYLNVAGTSIVVLDSWEAILELFEKRSSIYSDRRRHRRLMHHNFHPTAAARFRPHLLKAARNLLNRFLDMPNDVIGNLRHMAGETIMSVAYGLEVKPKDDPYIRTAEQGVHPLVAAGVPGAFLVDVLPFLKYVPEWMPGAGFQTKAREWKKLALNMVEIPFAAAKRNLANGVSSLCVASLSLQKLENGTTDDAYAEDIIQGVTGTMYAAGSDTTVSAVASCILGLLDKPEVIKKAQEELDRVVKPGHLPDFDDEESLPYITAIVKETLRWRDVVPIAIPRLLTVDDEYKGYRLPAGAIVIPNAWAMLHNEDVYPDPFEFNPDRFMKDGKFNKSVRDPSHACWGFGRRICPGRYMAFSSVWIAVASLLTVYDIKKAVDEEGNVIEPQHDYLSALVCMPKPYKCSITPRSQKAERLIRSASNLEAL; from the exons ATGCCTACATCCTTTGAATGGAAAACCTACCACAAGTGGTCCAAGGAACTTGGTATGGTCCCGTTTATACTCGCACGCGAACGATCCGTTAATGGTAATGGATTGATTCAAGACACGGATATTCTCTACCTCAATGTTGCGGGAACATCAATTGTGGTACTCGACTCTTGGGAAGCTATCCTTGAACTTTTTGAGAAGCGCTCTTCGATATATTCTGACAG GCGCCGCCACCGTAGACTTATGCACCATAACTTCCATCCTACTGCCGCCGCCCGTTTCCGACCCCACCTTTTAAAGGCTGCACGTAACCTGTTGAATCGGTTCCTCGACATGCCTAACGATGTGATTGGGAACTTGCGGCA TATGGCTGGAGAGACCATCATGTCCGTAGCATATGGCTTAGAGGTGAAACCAAAGGATGATCCTTACATTAGGACAGCAGAGCAAGGTGTCCATCCGCTGGTAGCGGCCGGTGTTCCTGGCGCGTTTCTGGTCGACGTTCTTCCGTTCCTCAAATATGTTCCCGAGTGGATGCCCGGAGCTGGATTCCAGACCAAGGCTCGAGAATGGAAAAAGCTCGCTCTGAATATGGTTGAAATTCCATTTGCTGCCGCAAAGCGCAACTTG GCGAACGGAGTATCGTCACTTTGTGTGGCATCTTTGAGTCTACAAAAGCTTGAGAATGGTACCACAGACGACGCGTATGCAGAGGATATCATTCAAGGTGTGACTGGCACTATGTATGCGG CTGGATCCGACACA ACAGTATCAGCCGTTGCTTCTTGCATTCTGGGATTACTGGACAAACCAGAGGTTATTAAAAAGGCCCAGGAAGAATTGGATAGAGTCGTCAAGCCTGGCCACCTGCCCGactttgatgatgaggagtCATTACCGTACATAACCGCTATAGTAAAAGAAACCCTTCGTTGGAGAGATGTCGTTCCTATTG CAATTCCTCGTCTATTAACTGTTGACGATGAGTACAAGGGATATCGCTTACCTGCCGGGGCGATTGTCATTCCAAATGCATG GGCTATGCTGCACAACGAAGACGTATATCCTGATCCGTTTGAATTTAACCCGGACAGATTTATGAAGGACGGAAAATTTAATAAATCAGTGAGAGATCCTAGTCACGCATGCTGGGGCTTCGGTAGACG AATTTGCCCTGGACGTTACATGGCCTTCTCTTCTGTTTGGATTGCCGTAGCTTCTCTCTTGACTGTTTATGATATTAAAAAAGCTGTCGATGAGGAAGGAAATGTGATCGAGCCCCAACATGACTACCTGTCAGCACTGGTATG TATGCCGAAGCCATATAAATGCTCCATTACACCACGCTCCCAGAAAGCGGAAAGGCTTATTCGCTCCGCGTCCAACCTTGAGGCTTTATAA
- a CDS encoding putative transporter (putative transporter C1683.12), whose protein sequence is MSLSKPKTSEDSVSLEKPHVSTYQSNEDTQGPTFDSTRTSALLRKLDWNIVPFLSLLYLLSFLDRTNIGNARLAGLEQDLNMKNLDYNIALAVFFPWYVAAEIPSNIMMKRTSPSLWLCIIMLAWGISMTLMGLVKNFASLLIVRMALGLAEGGLFPGVTWYITLWYRRHECGLRMAIFFSAATLAGAFGGLLARGISEMKGVGGKPGWAWIFILEGIATVVVAAFAKWIIHDNPETARFLTEEERTEIKARLKLDRTSLADEYHIRYLYAALRDWKIYVHMLITIGIYTPLYSISLFLPTIVKNMGYSNNRSQLMSVPPYVVGCVATISAGYFADKSKERGRYMMACCLVAIFGFVLLISTSNSHVQYAGTFFAVSGIYPNVPMGVAWNGNNIGGSTKRAVGIAMHVGFGNLGGVISAFAYRSKDAPRYYSGHGLLIATVSMSFVLSLFMHLYLKRENARRDASMKSLGYTLDSYTEEMKHSEREKGDYASFFRYTT, encoded by the exons ATGTCACTCTCAAAGCCCAAGACCAGCGAGGATTCAGTATCATTGGAGAAGCCTCATGTTTCTACCTACCAGAGCAATGAAGACACGCAAGGTCCGACTTTCGATAGCACTCGTACGTCTGCCCTATTGCGCAAATTAGATTGGAACATTGTTCCCTTTCTGTCATTGTTATACTT GCTTTCATTCCTTGATCGAACAAACATTGGCAATGCGCGACTAGCTGGTTTGGAGCAGGATTTAAACATGAAAAATCTCGATTATAAT attgcgctcgccgtcttCTTTCCGTGGTATGTTGCTGCGGAGATACCAAGCAATATTATGATGAAGCGAACGAGTCCCTCACTTTGGTTGTGCATTATTATGCTCGCCTGGGGTATAT CGATGACCCTGATGGGACTGGTCAAGAATTTTGCGAGCTTACTCATTGTTCGTATGGCACTTGGACTTGCAGAGGGCGGTCTATTCCCCGGAGTTACGTGGTACATCACTTTATGGTACCGCAGGCATGAATGTGGCCTGCGTATGGCCATTTTCTTCTCTGCCGCTACACTTGCGGGTGCATTTGGAGGTCTTCTGGCTCGTGGAATCTCTGAAATGAAGGGCGTTGGAGGAAAGCCAGGGTGGGCTTGGATTTTTATTCTAGAAGGTATAGCAACGGTTGTTGTTGCGGCATTCGCAAAGTGGATTATTCACGACAACCCCGAGAC CGCCAGATTTTTAACAGAAGAGGAACGAACTGAGATCAAAGCCCGGCTGAAGCTGGATCGTACTTCGCTAGCGGATGAGTATCATATACGCTACCTTTACGCCGCTCTTCGCGATTGGAAAATATACGTCCACATGCTCATTACTATCG GCATATACACTCCGCTTTATTCTATCTCGCTATTTCTTCCGACGATTGTCAAAAATATGGGGTACAGCAATAATAGGTCACAGCTGATGAGTGTGCCACCTTACGTCGTTGGCTGTGTTGCCACAATCTCCGCCGGTTACTTTGCAGATAAGTCTAAGGAGCGAGGTCGTTATATGATGGCGTGCTGCCTCGTTGCGATTTTTGGCTTCGTCCTTCTTATCTCTACCAGCAACTCCCATGTCCAATACGCCGGAACCTTTTTTGCAGTCTCTGG AATTTATCCTAATGTACCCATGGGAGTTGCGTGGAATGGCAACAACATTGGAGGATCGACTAAACGAGCTGTCGGTATTGCGATGCATGTTG GTTTCGGAAACTTGGGAGGGGTAATATCTGCCTTCGCTTATCGTTCCAAAGACGCACCTCGATACTACTCTGGGCACGGACTTCTGATTGCGACAGTGTCCATGAGCTTTGTCTTATCACTCTTCATGCATCTTTATCTTAAGCGTGAGAATGCCAGACGCGATGCGAGCATGAAAAGCTTAGGATATACTCTCGACTCGTACACCGAGGAGATGAAGCACTCTGAGCGAGAAAAGGGGGACTATGCATCT TTTTTCCGCTACACTACTTAA